A genomic window from Rubrobacter naiadicus includes:
- a CDS encoding phosphatidylglycerol lysyltransferase domain-containing protein: MRTEIEKRPLRKRIGPLVETLSGHILPCTARRWAVRLVALAALYNGVLEILWVQIVRVPERNISSSLPFGLHYWNRTLSLVFGLALVYLSLNLWRRKRVAWQLATASSAAIIVGHLFFRVMKLYRGVPHHVHHPEHWFVVPVLTLALLLAFRGEFTVRSEPRSMKRGLLLMGGSLLFALAYGTLGFWLLDRRDFGTNFRLAASFVQTLRAYALLGTGLPRPRTAQAEWFLDSLGWTGLMSGAFAAYSLFRPLSYRYKVLPHERERAGKLLHRYGGTSLDYFKLQPDKSYFFSKDGSAFVAYGVARGVALVLGDPSGRREAFAGLVKDFLDFCTDNGWMAAFYEAEEHLLPLYESFGMQAVLIGEEAIVDLARFGERTSHRKWFRYVVRRLEREGYTFERAEPPHRGPLLSEVEEVSRAWLSLPGRRERGFTIGSFSPEYVGGTPLFLVRDPDGRVVAFANEVPSYKEGEATIDLMRHRPEVPNGTMDYLLTKTMLHLRERGYRTFDLGLAPLSGTGGRPGAPLEERILGQLSEPLTRFFSYKGLKNYKAKFEPRWERRFLVYRGRLSGPTRVVLALVMLTEGG; this comes from the coding sequence GTGAGAACGGAGATCGAGAAACGGCCCCTGCGCAAGAGGATCGGTCCTCTGGTGGAGACGCTGTCCGGGCACATCCTGCCGTGCACGGCGAGAAGATGGGCCGTCCGGCTGGTCGCGCTCGCGGCCCTTTACAACGGCGTGCTGGAGATACTCTGGGTCCAGATCGTGCGGGTGCCGGAGAGAAACATCTCCTCCAGCCTGCCCTTCGGTCTGCACTACTGGAACCGGACCCTGAGCCTCGTCTTCGGGCTCGCCCTCGTCTACCTCTCGCTCAACCTCTGGCGACGCAAACGTGTCGCCTGGCAGCTGGCCACCGCCAGCTCGGCCGCGATCATCGTGGGGCACCTGTTCTTCCGGGTGATGAAGCTCTACCGGGGGGTGCCCCACCACGTGCACCATCCGGAGCACTGGTTCGTCGTGCCGGTGTTGACCCTCGCCCTTTTGCTCGCCTTCCGCGGGGAGTTCACGGTCCGCAGCGAGCCGCGCAGCATGAAGCGCGGCCTACTGCTGATGGGGGGGAGCCTGCTGTTCGCGCTCGCCTACGGCACGCTCGGCTTCTGGCTCCTCGACCGGCGGGACTTCGGGACGAACTTCAGGCTCGCCGCGTCGTTCGTGCAGACGCTGCGTGCCTACGCCCTGCTCGGGACCGGACTTCCCAGACCCCGTACGGCGCAGGCGGAGTGGTTCTTGGACTCGCTGGGCTGGACCGGCCTGATGAGCGGCGCGTTCGCCGCCTACAGCCTCTTCAGGCCGCTCTCCTACCGGTACAAGGTCCTTCCGCACGAGCGGGAGAGGGCCGGCAAGCTGCTGCACCGGTACGGGGGGACCTCCCTCGACTACTTCAAGCTTCAGCCGGACAAGTCCTACTTCTTCTCGAAGGACGGCTCCGCTTTCGTTGCTTACGGTGTGGCCCGGGGTGTCGCGCTGGTGTTGGGCGATCCCTCGGGCCGTCGGGAAGCCTTCGCGGGGCTCGTAAAGGACTTCCTCGATTTCTGCACCGACAACGGGTGGATGGCGGCGTTCTACGAGGCCGAAGAGCATCTCCTGCCGCTCTACGAATCTTTCGGGATGCAGGCGGTGCTCATAGGCGAGGAGGCCATCGTGGACCTCGCCCGTTTCGGCGAGCGGACGTCGCATCGCAAGTGGTTCCGCTACGTGGTGCGCAGGCTCGAGCGGGAGGGGTATACCTTCGAGCGGGCGGAGCCCCCGCACCGGGGGCCTCTGCTGTCGGAGGTGGAGGAGGTCTCCCGCGCCTGGCTCTCGCTGCCCGGCAGACGTGAGCGGGGCTTCACGATAGGGTCCTTCTCCCCGGAGTACGTCGGCGGCACGCCGCTCTTTTTGGTCCGGGACCCGGACGGCCGCGTCGTCGCCTTCGCCAACGAGGTCCCCTCCTACAAGGAGGGCGAGGCCACGATAGACCTCATGCGCCACAGGCCGGAGGTGCCCAACGGTACGATGGACTACCTGCTCACGAAGACCATGCTCCACCTGAGGGAGCGGGGATACAGGACCTTCGATCTGGGGCTCGCCCCTCTCTCCGGTACGGGGGGGCGTCCCGGTGCGCCGCTGGAGGAGAGGATCCTCGGGCAGCTCTCCGAGCCTCTCACGCGCTTCTTCTCCTACAAGGGGCTGAAGAACTACAAGGCGAAGTTCGAGCCTCGTTGGGAGAGGCGCTTTCTGGTCTACAGGGGGAGGTTGAGCGGGCCGACCAGGGTGGTGCTCGCGCTGGTGATGCTCACCGAGGGTGGATGA
- a CDS encoding FtsB family cell division protein, with protein MRRRARHRYRPAAVVLYAVLIGLLLSSYVSPLRQIFVDRSEISSLQQSLAHLRERNTRLADQARSLQTPSGIERAARERYGMIKPGEKVYILRERGGEK; from the coding sequence GTGAGACGGCGCGCCCGGCACCGGTACCGTCCGGCGGCCGTGGTGCTCTACGCCGTGCTCATCGGGCTGCTCCTGTCGTCCTACGTCTCGCCGCTGCGCCAGATCTTCGTGGACCGCTCGGAGATCTCTTCCCTCCAGCAGAGCCTCGCGCATCTGCGGGAGCGCAACACACGGCTGGCCGATCAGGCGCGGAGCCTCCAGACCCCATCCGGGATAGAACGGGCCGCGCGCGAGCGCTACGGGATGATAAAACCAGGCGAGAAGGTCTACATCCTGCGCGAGCGTGGTGGAGAGAAGTAG
- a CDS encoding alpha/beta hydrolase, translated as MKRRRVATFFSVAAVLLVVGGGAFAGYNYYMYRTLWGDPNVNHGASGTVQTHYFYSRALGETVRYLIYLPPGYGALQNHFEHYPVVYLLHGSPGRPEDWVNVGGIKDKMDTLISEGKVRPMIVVMPQGNPSQFSPSSEYVNGAEGDWATYITRDLVRQIDEHYRTVDGPGGRAIAGLSEGGFGAANLGLKHRGEYGVIGSFSGYFKMFPNDARRLFGHRARVEARRNSPMDYLNHLKGKLPAFYLYAGRSDGVFLRQTEQFAHELERRHADLSFHVYSGGHSWALWRAHLSSFLIFASRHLE; from the coding sequence GTGAAACGCCGGAGGGTGGCGACGTTCTTCTCCGTGGCCGCCGTGCTGCTCGTCGTGGGGGGCGGGGCCTTCGCCGGCTACAACTACTACATGTACCGCACCCTCTGGGGTGACCCCAACGTCAACCACGGCGCATCGGGGACCGTGCAGACCCACTACTTCTACTCCAGGGCCCTGGGAGAGACGGTGCGGTATCTCATCTACCTGCCCCCGGGCTACGGGGCTCTGCAAAACCACTTCGAGCACTACCCCGTCGTCTACCTGCTGCACGGCTCTCCCGGCCGCCCCGAGGACTGGGTGAACGTCGGCGGGATCAAAGACAAGATGGATACCCTGATCTCCGAGGGCAAGGTCCGGCCCATGATCGTGGTCATGCCCCAGGGCAACCCCTCGCAGTTCTCCCCCTCCTCGGAGTACGTGAACGGAGCGGAGGGAGATTGGGCGACGTACATCACCCGGGATCTCGTGCGGCAGATAGACGAGCACTACCGCACGGTGGATGGCCCCGGCGGACGGGCGATAGCCGGGCTCTCGGAGGGAGGATTCGGAGCCGCCAATTTGGGCCTCAAGCACCGCGGCGAGTACGGGGTGATCGGGAGCTTCTCCGGGTATTTCAAGATGTTCCCGAACGACGCCAGGCGTCTCTTCGGGCACCGGGCCCGCGTGGAGGCCCGCCGCAACAGCCCGATGGACTACCTGAACCATCTGAAGGGAAAGCTCCCCGCCTTCTACCTCTACGCCGGCAGGAGCGACGGCGTGTTCCTCCGCCAGACCGAGCAGTTCGCACACGAGCTCGAGCGCAGGCACGCGGACCTCTCCTTCCACGTCTACAGTGGCGGGCACTCGTGGGCTCTGTGGAGGGCCCACCTCTCGAGTTTCCTGATCTTCGCGAGCAGACATCTGGAGTAG
- a CDS encoding HD-GYP domain-containing protein, producing MSKNVLQTGDPIRAPGPAWGLRTRLVLAGVGVEADAAVVELVDALERHSAQTAEHSRRVCSLAGRIALAMDLPSERVRAVALAALLHDVGKLFVPEDLLAGEEALDERGWARMRLHPELGAALVHEVLPGTEVPHAVLSHHERLDGSGYPSGLRACEIPLEARIIAVADAYDALVNERPYHRPLPPEVALDVLGAAAGLTLDGCVFDALSALILRKGRSGEAGSP from the coding sequence ATGAGCAAGAACGTGCTGCAGACGGGTGATCCGATCCGGGCCCCTGGTCCCGCCTGGGGGCTACGGACCCGGCTGGTTCTGGCGGGGGTCGGCGTAGAGGCCGACGCGGCCGTCGTGGAGCTGGTAGATGCCCTGGAGAGACACAGCGCGCAGACCGCGGAGCACTCCCGCCGCGTGTGCTCGCTCGCGGGCAGGATCGCCCTCGCCATGGACCTCCCCTCCGAAAGAGTCCGCGCCGTCGCTCTCGCGGCCCTCCTGCACGACGTCGGGAAGCTCTTCGTCCCGGAAGACCTGCTCGCCGGGGAGGAGGCGCTGGACGAGCGGGGGTGGGCCCGCATGAGGCTTCATCCGGAGCTCGGCGCGGCGCTGGTGCACGAGGTTTTGCCGGGGACGGAAGTCCCGCACGCGGTGCTCTCCCACCACGAGAGGCTCGACGGCAGCGGATATCCGTCGGGGCTCCGGGCGTGTGAGATCCCGCTCGAGGCCCGGATCATCGCCGTGGCGGACGCCTACGATGCGCTGGTGAACGAAAGGCCCTACCATCGTCCGCTGCCCCCGGAGGTTGCGCTCGACGTACTGGGTGCTGCGGCGGGGCTCACGCTGGACGGGTGCGTCTTCGACGCCCTCTCCGCGCTGATCCTGCGGAAAGGGCGCTCCGGGGAGGCGGGTTCGCCGTGA
- the eno gene encoding phosphopyruvate hydratase, with protein MTEIVSVRAREILDSRGNPTVEVELITASGFAGRAAVPSGASTGQNEAVELRDGEKERYGGKGVRRAVENVETELAEVVVGMDATDQRALDLAMIEADGTPNKGRLGANAILGVSMAAAKAAAEAADLPLYRYLGGAGASTLPVPCCNILNGGAHAANNVDFQECMVVPVGFESFSEGIRAVSEIYQSLKKLIGEKGLAGGIGDEGGFAPDLSSNGEALALVAEAVERSGYSLGDQICFALDPAASEFYRGGVYELAGEGKKLSSGELIGYYEELAGEYPIISLEDGLAEEDWDGWAELTKRLGGRMQLVGDDIFVTNPKILARGIERGIGNSILVKVNQIGTITETLETIELAHKAGYTTMISHRSGETEDTTIADLAVAVNAGQIKSGAPARSERVAKYNQLLRIEESLGEAAIYPGRTAFEPRGGRS; from the coding sequence ATGACGGAGATCGTCTCGGTCCGCGCGCGGGAGATCCTCGACTCCAGAGGGAACCCCACGGTCGAGGTGGAGCTCATCACGGCCAGCGGGTTCGCGGGCCGGGCGGCCGTGCCCTCCGGGGCCTCCACCGGGCAGAACGAGGCGGTGGAGCTGCGGGACGGCGAGAAGGAGCGCTACGGCGGCAAAGGCGTGCGGCGGGCGGTCGAGAACGTCGAGACCGAGCTGGCCGAGGTGGTCGTCGGGATGGACGCCACCGACCAGCGGGCGCTCGACCTCGCGATGATCGAGGCCGACGGCACGCCGAACAAGGGCAGGCTGGGGGCGAACGCGATCCTTGGGGTCTCGATGGCGGCGGCGAAGGCCGCGGCCGAGGCTGCGGACCTGCCGCTCTACCGCTACCTGGGCGGCGCGGGCGCCTCCACGCTCCCGGTTCCCTGCTGCAACATCCTCAACGGCGGGGCGCACGCGGCGAACAACGTGGACTTCCAGGAGTGCATGGTCGTCCCGGTCGGCTTCGAGAGCTTCTCGGAGGGCATCCGGGCGGTCTCCGAGATCTACCAGAGCCTCAAGAAGCTCATCGGCGAGAAGGGGCTCGCCGGCGGCATCGGGGACGAGGGGGGCTTCGCCCCGGACCTCTCGAGCAACGGCGAGGCGCTCGCGCTCGTCGCTGAAGCGGTGGAGCGGAGCGGATATTCTCTGGGGGATCAGATCTGCTTCGCCTTGGACCCGGCGGCCTCGGAGTTCTACCGCGGCGGCGTCTACGAGCTCGCCGGGGAGGGGAAGAAGCTCTCGAGCGGGGAGCTCATCGGCTACTACGAGGAGCTCGCCGGGGAGTACCCGATCATAAGCCTCGAGGACGGGCTCGCCGAGGAGGACTGGGACGGTTGGGCCGAGCTGACGAAGCGGCTCGGCGGCAGGATGCAGCTCGTGGGGGACGACATCTTCGTCACCAACCCGAAGATCCTCGCCCGCGGCATCGAGCGAGGGATAGGGAACTCCATCCTGGTGAAGGTCAACCAGATCGGCACGATAACCGAGACGCTGGAGACGATCGAGCTCGCGCACAAGGCGGGCTACACCACGATGATCAGCCACCGCAGCGGCGAGACCGAGGACACCACCATCGCCGATCTCGCGGTGGCGGTCAACGCCGGGCAGATAAAGAGCGGCGCTCCCGCGCGGAGCGAGCGTGTGGCCAAGTACAACCAGCTCCTCCGCATAGAGGAGTCGCTCGGGGAGGCGGCGATCTACCCGGGACGCACCGCGTTCGAACCCCGCGGAGGCAGGAGCTAG
- a CDS encoding DUF501 domain-containing protein — MEIVARQLGREPRPFRVAARCPYGAPSVIENETGREMPTRFWLTCPSLVRAVSRVESAGGVRQAWREVGPGVVERIHEEHRARYGSRVAGVGEGGGVKCLHAFTALHLAGAIPNPVAEWTLDRVDEPYPRGGCCSL; from the coding sequence ATGGAGATCGTCGCGCGCCAGCTCGGGCGCGAGCCCCGGCCCTTCCGGGTCGCCGCCCGCTGTCCCTACGGCGCGCCGAGCGTGATCGAGAACGAGACCGGACGCGAGATGCCGACCCGCTTCTGGCTGACCTGTCCCAGCCTGGTGCGAGCCGTCTCCAGGGTGGAGTCCGCCGGAGGGGTCAGGCAGGCCTGGCGGGAGGTCGGTCCCGGGGTGGTGGAGAGGATCCACGAGGAGCACCGCGCCCGCTACGGGAGCCGGGTCGCCGGCGTCGGGGAGGGTGGCGGCGTGAAGTGCCTGCACGCCTTCACCGCGCTCCATCTCGCAGGGGCCATCCCGAATCCAGTCGCGGAGTGGACCCTCGATCGGGTGGACGAACCGTACCCGAGGGGCGGGTGTTGCTCACTCTGA
- a CDS encoding glycoside hydrolase family 2 protein, which translates to MLEPAGDLRDGTAPTVSRRGFLKLGLTLAGMVGFLGADGRMPPPAPHRTGRANAHVSPAVLELNDGWEYGRLEEPGLWPYRGPSRYEEAVLPHTVVRLSWCDWRPERWQHLWVYRREVIADGNALAGRVFVEFAGILTGALLYVNGRFAGRHLGGYVPFEREITRFLRPGKNELAVVVDARWGQNVPPDRPRPYGPASIDYWQPGGIYREAYLRVYPQTFLAYPFARPADVLDPARRRLEVECLIDSARRTPSPVHVRAELLQGGSVISESTVRLPGLEPGRRRVHLTLASLGDVKLWDVRSPNLYDVALSLILAGRVVHRLQTRTGFREARFTREGFFLNGRRLKLFGLNRHQFYPYVGGAMPARVQRRDAEILKRELNCNMVRCSHYPQSEAFLDACDELGLMVWEEAPGWDYIGDASWRGYVLRDVRRMILRDRNHPSIVIWGTRLNETRNDPALYRRTREIARDLDGSRPTTGAVKRAPEESGGIKESRKGREEDPYSTRSFAEDVFSFNDYTRKYVRSRTGNFRLPVLRPPRVDMPYLVSEAIGAIVGPHFYRRIDTGRVQQEQAILHAAVHDRAASDERYCGLLAWSAFDYPSGHGYSFRGVKWTGVCDVFRVPKPGAAFYRAQVDPSVRPVIEPAFYWDFGPYAPPGGPGRKSTIWSNCERLEVFVGGRHFASLLPDRADFPHLEYPPFVVDLTVDGSGYPELRIDGYVRGRRVITRRFSSDPSGDRLLLKLDDDRLLADGSDMTRAYFQVVDRYGAPRYRASGRVYLHLSGPALLVGDNPFDLGANGGTGAVWIRSKKGASGRVRLVARCPLLGSSSASLYVLPAG; encoded by the coding sequence GTGTTAGAGCCGGCGGGTGATCTCCGGGACGGGACGGCTCCCACCGTCTCCCGCAGGGGCTTCCTGAAGCTGGGCCTCACGCTGGCGGGCATGGTCGGGTTTCTCGGGGCCGACGGGAGGATGCCTCCACCTGCTCCACATCGAACGGGACGGGCGAACGCGCATGTCTCACCCGCCGTACTCGAGCTGAACGACGGCTGGGAGTACGGGCGGCTCGAGGAGCCCGGGCTCTGGCCTTACCGGGGGCCTTCCCGCTACGAGGAGGCCGTGCTCCCGCACACCGTCGTGCGTCTCTCGTGGTGCGACTGGAGGCCCGAGCGCTGGCAGCACCTGTGGGTCTACCGGCGGGAGGTGATCGCCGACGGGAACGCCCTCGCCGGGCGCGTGTTCGTGGAGTTCGCCGGGATCCTGACCGGGGCCTTGCTCTACGTTAACGGGCGCTTCGCCGGCAGGCATCTCGGGGGATACGTGCCGTTCGAGCGGGAGATCACGCGCTTTCTCAGACCCGGGAAGAACGAGCTCGCCGTGGTCGTCGATGCCCGCTGGGGACAGAACGTCCCACCCGACAGGCCTCGGCCTTACGGGCCCGCCTCCATCGACTACTGGCAGCCGGGGGGCATCTACCGGGAGGCGTACCTCAGGGTGTACCCGCAGACGTTCCTGGCGTACCCGTTCGCCCGTCCGGCCGACGTTCTCGACCCGGCGCGCAGGCGTCTAGAGGTCGAGTGCCTGATCGACTCGGCACGGAGGACGCCTTCTCCCGTGCACGTGAGGGCCGAGCTTCTTCAGGGCGGGAGCGTGATCTCTGAGAGTACCGTCCGACTCCCGGGGTTGGAGCCGGGCCGCAGGAGGGTGCACCTCACGCTCGCCTCCCTCGGAGACGTGAAGCTCTGGGACGTGCGGAGCCCGAACCTGTACGACGTCGCCCTCAGCCTGATCCTGGCGGGGCGCGTCGTCCACCGCCTCCAGACCCGGACCGGCTTCCGGGAGGCACGCTTCACCAGGGAAGGTTTCTTCCTCAACGGGCGCCGCCTGAAGCTCTTCGGTCTCAACAGGCACCAGTTCTATCCCTACGTCGGGGGGGCGATGCCCGCGCGGGTGCAGCGCAGAGACGCCGAGATCCTCAAACGAGAGCTCAACTGCAACATGGTGCGCTGCTCGCACTACCCGCAGTCGGAGGCCTTCCTCGACGCCTGCGACGAGCTCGGGCTGATGGTCTGGGAAGAGGCCCCGGGCTGGGACTACATCGGCGATGCGAGCTGGCGGGGCTACGTCCTGCGGGACGTGCGGCGCATGATCCTGCGGGACCGCAACCACCCCTCGATCGTCATCTGGGGAACCCGTCTCAACGAGACGCGCAACGATCCCGCGCTCTACCGCAGGACGCGCGAGATCGCGCGGGATCTCGACGGCTCGCGCCCCACGACCGGTGCGGTCAAGCGCGCCCCCGAGGAGTCCGGGGGGATCAAGGAGAGCCGGAAAGGAAGGGAAGAAGACCCATACTCGACGCGGAGCTTCGCAGAGGACGTCTTCTCCTTCAACGACTACACCAGGAAGTACGTCCGGAGCAGGACGGGGAACTTCCGGCTGCCGGTGCTGAGGCCGCCGAGGGTGGACATGCCCTACCTGGTGAGCGAGGCGATAGGTGCGATAGTCGGTCCGCACTTCTACCGCAGGATCGACACCGGGCGCGTGCAGCAGGAGCAGGCGATACTGCACGCCGCGGTACACGACCGGGCCGCCTCCGACGAACGCTACTGCGGGCTGCTGGCGTGGAGCGCCTTCGACTACCCCTCGGGCCACGGCTACTCTTTCCGGGGGGTGAAGTGGACCGGCGTCTGCGACGTCTTCCGGGTCCCCAAGCCGGGGGCGGCCTTCTACCGCGCGCAGGTCGATCCTTCGGTGCGCCCAGTGATCGAACCGGCCTTCTACTGGGACTTCGGGCCGTACGCGCCCCCGGGAGGACCCGGCCGGAAGTCCACCATCTGGTCCAACTGCGAGCGGCTGGAGGTCTTCGTCGGGGGGAGGCACTTCGCCTCGCTGCTCCCGGACCGCGCGGACTTTCCCCACCTCGAGTACCCGCCTTTCGTCGTGGATCTCACCGTGGACGGTTCGGGGTACCCCGAGCTCAGGATAGACGGCTACGTCCGGGGACGGCGCGTCATCACGCGCAGGTTCTCCTCCGACCCTTCGGGGGACCGTCTGCTCCTCAAGCTCGACGACGATCGTCTCCTCGCGGACGGCTCGGACATGACCCGGGCTTACTTTCAGGTGGTGGATCGCTACGGCGCGCCTCGCTACCGCGCCTCGGGCCGGGTCTACCTCCACCTCAGCGGACCCGCGCTGCTGGTCGGAGACAACCCGTTCGACCTCGGAGCCAACGGAGGAACGGGGGCCGTCTGGATCAGGTCGAAAAAAGGTGCTTCGGGACGGGTGCGCCTCGTGGCGAGATGTCCGCTGCTCGGCTCTTCCTCCGCGAGCCTCTACGTCCTCCCGGCGGGATAG
- a CDS encoding lysylphosphatidylglycerol synthase transmembrane domain-containing protein, which yields MSRWKVLAGVALLAVAIPAGAVLVVQARGDVSGVLVRARPWPVGAALLLTAASYLFLSGSFAVLGRVFGVSLARRELFTVGFVSCALGYLTSAGGAAGYSLRVLVARRRGRPAENMLAASMAHSVMNNLILVLLVPAGGILLLGSARLSVGWGGVLFAGILAALAALVSVRRVRLPLWRALQGTFAGGFLGRLWGEIRGGVALLRSRPRNALVPLALSVADWGCSAGALWFCFDALGYHLAPAVLLAGFVLGAVAGAASMVPGGLGVQEASMSALFALLGVPLGKAVLAALLFRIVYYVLPFMVSLPLYRGLLRREAVTRVPGGGYIIPAGEESYPKEEVSDP from the coding sequence ATGAGCCGGTGGAAGGTTCTGGCGGGTGTGGCGCTCCTCGCCGTCGCCATCCCGGCGGGGGCCGTCCTGGTCGTACAGGCCCGGGGTGATGTGAGCGGGGTGCTCGTACGGGCCCGGCCCTGGCCGGTCGGCGCGGCGTTGCTGCTCACCGCGGCATCCTACCTCTTCCTCAGCGGATCGTTCGCCGTGCTCGGACGCGTCTTCGGCGTCTCCCTCGCCCGGAGGGAGCTGTTTACGGTAGGGTTCGTCTCCTGCGCGCTCGGTTATCTCACCTCCGCCGGAGGGGCCGCGGGCTACTCGCTCAGGGTGCTCGTGGCGAGACGCCGCGGCCGGCCGGCGGAGAACATGCTCGCCGCCTCGATGGCCCACTCGGTGATGAACAACCTGATCCTGGTGCTGCTCGTCCCGGCCGGGGGGATCCTCCTGCTCGGCAGCGCACGCCTTTCGGTGGGGTGGGGAGGCGTGCTCTTCGCCGGGATCCTGGCGGCGCTGGCGGCGCTCGTCTCGGTTCGGAGGGTCAGGCTTCCGTTGTGGCGTGCGTTGCAGGGGACGTTCGCGGGGGGGTTCCTCGGGCGGCTGTGGGGCGAGATCCGCGGAGGGGTCGCCCTGCTCCGCTCCAGACCGCGCAACGCCCTCGTGCCGCTCGCCCTCTCGGTCGCCGATTGGGGGTGCAGTGCGGGGGCGCTCTGGTTCTGCTTCGATGCGTTGGGGTACCACCTCGCACCCGCCGTCCTCCTCGCCGGCTTCGTCCTCGGGGCGGTGGCCGGCGCCGCCTCGATGGTTCCCGGCGGGCTCGGTGTGCAGGAGGCGTCGATGTCCGCGCTCTTCGCTCTGCTCGGCGTACCTCTGGGCAAGGCGGTCCTCGCCGCGTTGCTGTTCCGGATCGTCTACTACGTGCTGCCGTTCATGGTGAGCCTGCCCCTGTACCGGGGGCTTCTCCGCCGAGAGGCCGTCACCAGGGTGCCGGGTGGCGGGTATATAATCCCCGCCGGAGAAGAAAGCTACCCGAAAGAGGAGGTGAGCGATCCTTGA
- the pyk gene encoding pyruvate kinase, which translates to MRRTKIVATLGPATSSEEAIEAILRAGVDVVRFNFSHGDQEMHRHNAEVVRGVSARLGRNVAIMQDIQGPKIRTGEVEGDTELVEGHRVVIAPGDFVGDASRLPTSYERIAEDVEPGHRVLIDDGLIGLEVEEIKNGEVVCKVIEGGPVSSHKGLNFPDSSLSIHGLTEKDVEDLRFGVEVLKPDWIAASFVRTGQEVRDIKHLIKEFGDDVPVISKIEKHEAIDDIEEIIEASDGVMVARGDLAVELSAERVPIEQKRIVARCRRLGRPVIVATQMLDSMIRNPRPTRAEVSDVANAIFDRTDAVMLSGETAVGRYPVQSVEEMDRVCRAAEAAINYGRDIAASASWGRGDRYDAVTHAACELAEVLDAEAILTATQSGLSCIRAARFRPPNRILAVSPEERTVRRLALVWGVTAIQGEQAGSLAERFREAIEAAESTGCVKEGDEIIVIGGTAGPVPGSTNTLQVHTVGEDR; encoded by the coding sequence ATGCGGCGCACCAAGATAGTCGCGACTTTAGGGCCCGCGACCTCCTCCGAGGAAGCCATAGAGGCGATCCTGCGCGCCGGCGTCGACGTGGTGCGGTTCAACTTCAGCCATGGGGACCAGGAGATGCACCGGCACAACGCAGAGGTCGTGCGCGGGGTCTCCGCCCGGCTCGGACGCAACGTGGCGATCATGCAGGACATCCAGGGCCCGAAGATACGGACGGGGGAGGTCGAGGGGGACACCGAGCTCGTCGAGGGGCACCGGGTGGTGATCGCGCCGGGGGATTTCGTCGGGGACGCGAGCCGGCTGCCGACCTCCTACGAGCGGATCGCCGAGGACGTCGAGCCCGGGCACAGGGTGCTCATAGACGACGGCCTGATCGGGCTCGAGGTCGAGGAGATAAAGAACGGCGAGGTCGTCTGCAAGGTGATAGAGGGCGGACCCGTCTCCTCGCACAAGGGCCTCAACTTCCCGGACTCCTCGCTCTCGATCCACGGCCTCACCGAGAAGGACGTGGAGGATCTGCGTTTCGGGGTCGAGGTGTTGAAGCCCGACTGGATCGCCGCCTCCTTCGTGCGCACGGGCCAGGAGGTGCGCGACATAAAGCACCTCATAAAGGAGTTCGGCGACGACGTCCCCGTGATCTCCAAGATAGAGAAGCACGAGGCCATAGACGACATCGAGGAGATCATAGAGGCCTCCGACGGGGTGATGGTCGCGCGGGGGGACCTCGCCGTCGAGCTCTCGGCCGAGCGGGTGCCGATCGAGCAGAAGCGCATCGTCGCCCGCTGCCGGCGCCTGGGACGCCCGGTGATCGTCGCGACCCAGATGCTCGATTCGATGATCCGCAACCCCCGTCCGACCCGCGCCGAGGTCTCCGACGTGGCGAACGCGATCTTCGACCGCACCGACGCGGTGATGCTGAGCGGGGAGACGGCGGTGGGCCGCTACCCGGTGCAGAGCGTGGAGGAGATGGACCGGGTCTGCCGGGCGGCGGAGGCGGCGATCAACTACGGGAGGGACATCGCCGCCTCGGCTTCCTGGGGGCGGGGCGACCGTTACGACGCGGTGACCCACGCGGCCTGCGAGCTGGCCGAGGTGCTCGACGCGGAGGCGATCCTGACCGCCACCCAGAGCGGGCTCTCGTGCATCCGGGCGGCGCGCTTCCGGCCGCCGAACCGCATCCTCGCGGTGAGCCCCGAGGAGAGGACCGTGCGCCGCCTCGCGCTGGTCTGGGGGGTGACGGCCATCCAGGGGGAGCAGGCCGGCTCGCTCGCGGAGCGCTTCCGGGAGGCGATCGAGGCGGCCGAGAGCACAGGGTGCGTGAAGGAGGGGGACGAGATCATCGTGATCGGGGGGACCGCCGGGCCCGTGCCGGGCTCGACCAACACCCTGCAGGTCCACACGGTGGGCGAGGACCGGTGA